The Vigna unguiculata cultivar IT97K-499-35 chromosome 6, ASM411807v1, whole genome shotgun sequence genome contains a region encoding:
- the LOC114189196 gene encoding glutathione S-transferase F9-like encodes MVVKVYGDYANPKRVIVCLIEKEVEFEIVHVDGLKGENKLPEYLKLQPFGLLPVVKDGDYILYESRAILRYYSEKYKNQGSALLGNTIEERGVVEQWLEVEAHNYDPPIYNLVMNILALPLVKGEAEDPKVTKENEEKLGKVLDIYEERLSHTKYLAGDFFSLADLSHLPFTHLLMNHMKKGYMIRERKHVSAWWDAISNRPSWKKVLQLYK; translated from the exons ATGGTGGTGAAGGTTTATGGAGATTATGCTAACCCTAAGAGGGTGATAGTGTGTCTGATTGAGAAGGAAGTTGAGTTTGAAATAGTCCATGTTGATGGCCTTAAGGGGGAGAATAAACTGCCAGAGTACCTTAAGTTGCAg CCCTTTGGATTGCTTCCTGTTGTTAAAGATGGTGACTACATCCTTTATG AATCAAGGGCAATACTTAGATACTATTCAGAAAAGTACAAAAACCAAGGGAGTGCTTTATTGGGAAACACAATAGAAGAGAGGGGTGTTGTGGAGCAATGGCTTGAAGTTGAAGCTCATAACTATGACCCTCCAATCTACAACTTGGTGATGAATATTTTGGCTTTGCCATTAGTAAAGGGTGAAGCAGAAGATCCAAAGGTTactaaagaaaatgaagaaaagctAGGGAAGGTGCTTGACATTTATGAGGAGAGACTATCCCACACAAAGTACCTTGCAGGGGATTTCTTCAGCCTTGCTGACCTTAGTCATCTTCCATTTACCCATTTATTGATGAATCATATGAAGAAAGGGTATATGATTAGAGAAAGGAAGCATGTGAGTGCTTGGTGGGATGCTATTAGTAATAGACCATCCTGGAAGAAGGTTCTTCAACTATACAAATGA